The following coding sequences lie in one Metallumcola ferriviriculae genomic window:
- a CDS encoding NAD(P)/FAD-dependent oxidoreductase → MMAAIQAGLRGREVLLLEKNNRLGKKLLITGNGRCNITNSTPIEDMIGQVPGNGRFLYSAFYTFDNNAVLDFFHRQGVPTKEERGGRIFPRSDRARDVVDGLARALRQAGVEVMMGQSVEAVIPRAESSFTIRTSETEYTAGKVIIAVGGASCPRTGSSGDAYPWVREMGHKVTPILPALIPLVTQEKWVPQLQGLSLKNVCLTARQGKRKLGEEFGEMLFTHFGLSGPIVLTLSRAVAHALNKGARVTVELNLKPALTPDKLDQRLIKDFKTYARKQFKNALDDLLPKMLIPVIIQLSAIDAEKPVHQITQEERKSLVVLLQCLTMTVSATRPLAEAIVTSGGVSVKEIDPSTMESRLVPGLYFAGEVMDIDAYTGGYNLQAAWSTGYVAGNSI, encoded by the coding sequence ATGATGGCGGCAATACAGGCGGGCCTTCGTGGCAGAGAAGTGTTGCTGCTGGAAAAAAATAACCGTTTAGGTAAGAAACTGCTCATTACCGGTAATGGACGCTGCAATATTACCAACAGCACCCCGATAGAAGATATGATTGGTCAGGTGCCCGGCAATGGCCGTTTCCTTTATAGTGCATTCTATACATTTGACAATAACGCAGTACTGGACTTTTTTCACCGGCAGGGTGTACCCACCAAGGAGGAACGGGGCGGACGCATTTTCCCCCGTTCTGACCGTGCTCGGGATGTGGTGGACGGTTTAGCCAGGGCATTGCGACAAGCGGGGGTCGAGGTAATGATGGGTCAAAGCGTAGAGGCGGTTATCCCGAGAGCAGAAAGTAGTTTTACTATTCGTACCAGCGAAACCGAATATACTGCCGGGAAAGTAATTATTGCTGTCGGGGGTGCATCCTGTCCCCGCACTGGTTCAAGCGGTGACGCTTACCCATGGGTAAGAGAGATGGGTCATAAGGTTACCCCTATTTTGCCCGCCCTAATACCCCTGGTGACGCAAGAAAAATGGGTGCCTCAGCTCCAGGGGCTCTCTTTAAAAAATGTTTGCCTAACTGCTCGTCAGGGGAAAAGAAAGTTAGGTGAGGAATTTGGCGAGATGCTTTTTACACATTTCGGTCTTTCCGGTCCCATTGTGCTTACATTGAGTCGGGCAGTTGCCCATGCTCTCAATAAAGGCGCACGGGTCACGGTTGAATTAAATCTCAAGCCGGCACTGACCCCGGATAAGCTGGATCAACGCCTGATAAAAGATTTTAAGACATACGCCCGCAAGCAATTTAAAAACGCCTTGGACGATTTGCTGCCGAAGATGCTTATCCCGGTAATTATACAGTTATCGGCCATTGACGCGGAAAAACCGGTTCACCAGATTACCCAGGAAGAACGAAAATCATTAGTGGTACTGCTCCAGTGCCTGACTATGACTGTTAGCGCCACTCGGCCATTGGCCGAGGCGATTGTTACCAGTGGCGGCGTGTCAGTAAAAGAAATAGACCCATCCACCATGGAGTCCCGGCTAGTTCCCGGACTGTATTTTGCGGGAGAGGTGATGGACATTGATGCCTATACCGGCGGCTACAATCTTCAGGCTGCCTGGTCCACCGGTTATGTGGCAGGGAATAGTATCTAG
- a CDS encoding fumarylacetoacetate hydrolase family protein, with amino-acid sequence MMRWLRFLEGERVKYGLESDGVVTPVKGSPFNSYQRETKSYALEDLMLLSPCEPSKVLCVGLNYRDHAQEVKIELPDKPVIFMKPSTSVVGSCQDIVCPPISRRVDYEAELAVVIRKTAKNIARQDAHQFVLGYTCGNDVTARDLQPKDGQWTISKSFDTFCPLGPVIDTDANPDNLMVRLLLNGEVKQQANTNQMIFSPLDLVSYLSAVMTLHPGDVILTGTPSGIGPIRPGDQVTVEIDGIGSLVNPVVEG; translated from the coding sequence ATGATGCGATGGCTGCGTTTTTTGGAAGGGGAACGGGTAAAATATGGACTGGAGTCTGATGGGGTTGTCACCCCTGTCAAGGGTTCGCCATTTAATTCCTATCAGCGGGAGACAAAATCCTATGCGTTGGAAGATTTAATGCTGCTTTCACCCTGTGAACCCAGTAAAGTATTATGTGTCGGTCTTAATTATCGGGACCACGCCCAGGAGGTCAAGATTGAGCTGCCTGATAAACCGGTAATCTTCATGAAACCTTCTACCAGTGTTGTAGGCAGCTGCCAAGATATTGTCTGCCCCCCTATCAGCAGAAGGGTGGATTATGAGGCGGAATTGGCAGTGGTTATCCGCAAAACCGCTAAAAATATCGCTCGACAGGATGCCCATCAATTCGTTCTGGGTTACACCTGCGGCAATGATGTCACTGCGCGGGATTTGCAGCCCAAGGATGGGCAATGGACCATCAGTAAGTCCTTTGATACCTTTTGTCCGCTGGGCCCGGTAATTGACACGGACGCTAACCCTGACAACTTGATGGTTAGGCTGCTGCTTAACGGCGAGGTGAAGCAGCAGGCCAACACTAATCAGATGATTTTCTCTCCTCTTGACCTGGTCAGTTACTTATCAGCAGTGATGACACTTCATCCCGGAGATGTGATTTTGACCGGTACGCCCAGCGGTATTGGACCGATACGGCCCGGGGACCAAGTGACCGTGGAAATTGATGGGATTGGCAGCTTGGTTAATCCTGTGGTAGAAGGGTAA
- the ilvC gene encoding ketol-acid reductoisomerase, with product MAKMFYDDDANLSLLQGKTIAVLGYGSQGHAQAQNLKDSGLDVVVGLREGSKSWTQAEDDGLKVVTVAEAAKMAQVVQILLPDEAQGKVYKTDVEPNLEPGNALVFSHGFNIHFNQIVPPKDVDVFMAAPKSPGHLVRRMYENGAGVPGLVAVYQNASGKAMDLALAYSKGIGCTRAGVIETTFQEETETDLFGEQAVLCGGATALVKAGFETLVEAGYQPEIAYFECLHELKLIVDLMYEGGLGQMRYSISDTAQYGDITRGPRLINADVKAEMAKILAEIQDGQFAKEWILENQANRPQFNALTRKDDEHLLEKVGSKLREMMPWLKKK from the coding sequence ATGGCCAAGATGTTTTATGATGATGATGCAAATTTAAGTTTACTACAGGGTAAAACTATCGCTGTACTGGGTTACGGCAGTCAGGGCCACGCTCAGGCACAGAACTTAAAAGATAGCGGCTTGGATGTTGTTGTGGGTTTACGGGAAGGTAGTAAGTCCTGGACCCAAGCCGAAGACGATGGATTGAAGGTAGTAACCGTTGCTGAAGCCGCTAAAATGGCTCAGGTAGTGCAGATTTTATTGCCTGATGAAGCACAGGGTAAAGTTTACAAAACCGATGTGGAGCCAAATCTTGAACCAGGTAACGCTTTGGTATTTTCCCACGGCTTTAACATTCACTTTAATCAGATAGTACCGCCGAAAGATGTGGACGTCTTTATGGCTGCACCAAAGAGTCCGGGCCATTTGGTGCGCCGCATGTACGAAAATGGCGCCGGTGTTCCCGGTTTAGTCGCGGTTTACCAAAATGCCAGCGGCAAAGCGATGGATTTGGCCTTAGCCTACTCTAAAGGCATTGGTTGTACCCGTGCCGGTGTGATTGAGACTACTTTCCAGGAAGAGACCGAGACAGACCTATTCGGTGAGCAGGCCGTCCTGTGCGGCGGTGCCACTGCCCTAGTAAAAGCCGGTTTTGAAACCCTGGTGGAGGCTGGATACCAGCCGGAAATTGCCTACTTTGAATGTCTGCATGAATTGAAATTAATTGTAGATTTAATGTATGAAGGCGGTTTAGGCCAGATGCGCTATTCCATCAGTGATACGGCTCAGTACGGTGATATCACCCGGGGTCCCCGGTTAATCAATGCCGATGTTAAGGCGGAAATGGCAAAAATCCTAGCGGAAATACAGGATGGTCAGTTTGCAAAAGAGTGGATTTTGGAAAACCAGGCAAACCGTCCCCAGTTCAATGCCCTCACGCGTAAAGATGATGAGCATCTGCTGGAGAAGGTGGGTAGCAAGTTAAGAGAAATGATGCCCTGGTTGAAAAAGAAGTAA
- the cobO gene encoding cob(I)yrinic acid a,c-diamide adenosyltransferase, with protein sequence MGKHLEQGLIQIYTGNAKGKSTAAFGLALRAAGHGYNIRIVQFMKTGDYGENAAFRRLEPEIQCRSFGKKGFNKKGEAAEEDIALARQAMAQARNWLIDPAVDILILDEINNALWFELVTLAEVEELLQLKPDLTEVVLTGRNAPKKLIERAELVTEMLELKHPYHSGIGSREGIEF encoded by the coding sequence ATGGGGAAACATTTGGAGCAGGGCTTAATTCAAATATATACCGGTAATGCCAAAGGGAAGAGTACCGCCGCTTTTGGTTTGGCACTGCGCGCGGCGGGGCATGGCTATAATATTCGAATTGTCCAGTTTATGAAGACTGGTGATTACGGCGAGAATGCGGCTTTTAGGAGGCTAGAGCCTGAAATTCAGTGCCGTTCTTTTGGCAAGAAGGGCTTTAATAAGAAAGGCGAGGCTGCTGAGGAGGATATTGCCTTAGCCAGGCAGGCCATGGCTCAGGCACGAAACTGGTTGATTGATCCGGCAGTGGACATCCTGATATTGGACGAAATTAATAATGCTCTTTGGTTTGAGTTGGTTACTCTTGCGGAAGTGGAAGAACTGCTGCAGCTTAAGCCTGACCTCACAGAGGTTGTTCTAACCGGGCGCAACGCGCCGAAAAAACTGATAGAGCGTGCTGAACTGGTGACGGAGATGTTGGAGTTAAAGCATCCTTATCATAGTGGCATCGGCAGCCGAGAGGGGATAGAATTCTAA
- a CDS encoding pseudouridine synthase, with protein MITLERLQKLMAHAGIASRRESEKMIEDGRVKVNGKVIREMGFKTDPDKDVIEVDNQIVSVGEEKVYLLLYKPKGYLSTTDDPRGRRTVMDLVDVPQRIYPVGRLDYDTEGLLILTNDGELTYKFTHPSHEVNKVYHALVKGDPTQQTLATLRRGVLLEDGPTAHAQVKQLKKIQGNTLLEIIIHEGRNRQVRRMCKAVGHPVLDLKRVAIGDLTLSNLVPGQYLHISKDRLERAAH; from the coding sequence GTGATTACCTTGGAACGCTTGCAAAAATTGATGGCCCACGCAGGCATTGCATCTCGGCGTGAAAGTGAAAAAATGATAGAAGACGGACGGGTGAAGGTGAACGGTAAGGTAATTCGGGAAATGGGGTTTAAGACGGACCCGGACAAAGATGTGATTGAGGTAGATAATCAGATAGTCTCGGTCGGTGAAGAGAAGGTCTATCTACTGCTGTACAAGCCTAAGGGATATTTGAGCACCACTGATGACCCCCGGGGACGGCGTACCGTGATGGATTTGGTGGATGTACCCCAGCGGATATATCCGGTTGGCAGACTGGATTATGATACTGAAGGTCTCCTCATTCTCACCAATGACGGTGAACTAACCTACAAATTCACTCACCCCAGTCATGAAGTAAACAAAGTATATCATGCCCTAGTCAAGGGCGATCCAACTCAGCAGACATTAGCAACGCTGCGCCGCGGGGTGTTACTAGAGGACGGTCCCACCGCCCACGCTCAGGTCAAACAGCTAAAAAAAATACAGGGCAATACCCTGTTGGAGATAATCATCCATGAAGGCCGCAACCGTCAAGTAAGACGAATGTGCAAAGCAGTTGGGCACCCGGTACTTGACTTAAAACGGGTAGCAATTGGTGACCTTACCCTGAGTAATCTGGTACCGGGCCAATACCTGCATATAAGTAAAGATCGTTTGGAAAGGGCCGCACATTAG
- a CDS encoding phenylacetate--CoA ligase family protein: MELVEFIQYGYANSPRIRQIMDGVGVAPGSVTCEADLDGIPVTSKESLISGQAADLPFGGWLGVNPDALARIYASPGPIYDPEGQDQDFWRWVPALKAAGFTAAERVINTFSYHLTPAGFMFDSGLRALGCTVIPAGTGNKELQLTMIQQIEVSGFVGLPSYLMALIKDAEDQGLNFADSHNIDKALVTAEPLPGSLRHELEQRGIDTYQSYGTADLGCVAYECSAHSGMHINEGLILEVVDPNSGHKVALGEPGEIVVTLLNTTYPLLRFGTGDMGILTDDACTCGRGGKRIKEIIGRVGDAVKVRGLFVHPSQLDRALNEITDVDYYQALVTREDYKDKLILRIETRGTVPKSTMAAFIANKLRERLRLGVEVDLVTKDTINRQEPRFKDTRFWD; this comes from the coding sequence GTGGAACTGGTTGAGTTTATTCAATATGGTTATGCCAATTCACCGAGAATTAGACAAATCATGGATGGTGTGGGAGTTGCGCCGGGCAGCGTAACCTGTGAAGCTGACTTGGATGGCATCCCGGTTACAAGCAAGGAATCCTTGATATCAGGTCAGGCTGCAGATCTGCCTTTTGGCGGCTGGCTGGGTGTCAATCCTGATGCTTTAGCGAGGATCTATGCTTCTCCCGGGCCGATATATGACCCCGAGGGCCAGGATCAGGATTTTTGGCGGTGGGTCCCGGCATTAAAGGCAGCAGGATTTACTGCCGCTGAACGGGTAATCAATACCTTCTCTTACCATCTTACACCTGCGGGCTTTATGTTTGATTCCGGGCTTCGTGCTCTAGGATGCACTGTCATTCCCGCTGGTACCGGAAATAAAGAGCTGCAGCTCACCATGATCCAGCAGATTGAGGTATCGGGTTTCGTCGGGCTGCCCAGTTACCTGATGGCCTTGATTAAAGACGCTGAGGACCAGGGACTGAATTTTGCCGACTCACATAACATTGATAAGGCATTGGTGACGGCAGAGCCGCTGCCAGGGTCTTTACGCCATGAACTGGAGCAAAGAGGGATAGATACTTACCAGTCTTATGGTACCGCTGATTTGGGTTGTGTGGCCTATGAATGCTCTGCCCATTCAGGGATGCATATTAATGAAGGACTTATTTTGGAAGTTGTAGACCCTAATTCTGGGCACAAAGTAGCACTAGGGGAACCCGGGGAAATAGTGGTGACCTTACTAAATACTACTTATCCCCTGCTTCGGTTTGGTACCGGTGACATGGGGATACTTACTGACGACGCCTGTACTTGCGGCCGCGGCGGTAAACGTATCAAAGAAATTATTGGCCGGGTGGGAGATGCTGTTAAGGTGCGTGGGTTATTTGTTCACCCTTCCCAGTTGGACCGGGCGCTGAACGAGATTACAGATGTGGATTATTATCAGGCACTGGTTACCAGAGAAGATTATAAAGATAAGTTAATCCTTCGCATTGAAACCAGAGGGACAGTACCCAAAAGTACTATGGCTGCTTTTATCGCAAACAAACTCAGGGAGCGTCTCCGGCTTGGTGTAGAAGTGGATCTGGTAACGAAAGATACCATAAATCGCCAAGAACCCCGGTTCAAAGACACCCGCTTTTGGGACTAG
- a CDS encoding ABC transporter ATP-binding protein: protein MLALNNIEVMYDKIILVLKGLSLKVPQGQIVALLGSNGAGKTTTLKAISGLLAGEDGEVTDGNIQFHDKDIHGMEPDKIVREGIFQVMEGRRVFEHLTVEENLIAGAFTRKDKGGAKNDLQLVYEYFPKLKQLKSRVAGYLSGGEQQMLAIGRALMARPQLMLLDEPSLGLAPLLVREIFDIIRRINENEGTTILLVEQNANIALSIAHYGYIMESGRIVMEGTEDKLKKNEDVQEFYLGLTEIGGRKSYRDVKHYKRRKRWL from the coding sequence ATGTTAGCTCTTAATAACATTGAAGTAATGTATGATAAAATAATTCTCGTATTGAAGGGCCTGTCTTTAAAAGTGCCCCAGGGTCAAATTGTTGCCTTACTGGGTAGTAACGGTGCGGGAAAGACGACCACACTTAAGGCAATTTCCGGGCTGTTGGCGGGAGAAGACGGGGAGGTCACCGACGGTAATATCCAGTTTCATGATAAGGACATTCACGGTATGGAACCGGATAAAATAGTTCGGGAAGGCATCTTCCAAGTGATGGAAGGTAGACGGGTATTTGAACACTTGACTGTAGAGGAGAACCTGATTGCCGGCGCATTCACCAGGAAAGACAAGGGTGGTGCAAAGAATGACCTTCAGTTGGTGTATGAGTATTTCCCCAAACTGAAACAGCTCAAATCGCGTGTTGCCGGTTACCTATCCGGGGGAGAACAGCAAATGCTGGCCATTGGCCGCGCACTGATGGCCCGTCCCCAATTGATGCTGTTAGATGAGCCATCCTTGGGCCTGGCACCGCTTTTGGTGCGAGAAATATTTGACATCATTCGACGTATTAATGAGAATGAAGGAACTACCATTTTGTTGGTGGAGCAAAATGCCAACATTGCCCTATCCATAGCGCATTATGGTTACATCATGGAAAGCGGTAGAATAGTGATGGAAGGTACGGAGGATAAGTTGAAGAAGAACGAAGATGTCCAAGAGTTCTATCTGGGTCTGACAGAAATTGGTGGGCGTAAAAGCTACCGCGACGTAAAGCATTATAAGCGCAGGAAGAGGTGGTTATAG
- a CDS encoding ABC transporter substrate-binding protein has translation MSIRLRFAAVILSLLLVIGLVAGCGGGSTTESADKGDQEKSTPKQEEPAKEENTEPIKLGGIFDITGGTGDVGAPYAEGATAYVKWLNENGGVNGRQIDLEGIDYAYKIPQAVEAYKKLVYQQKAPAILGWGTGDTEAMVPFISKDKIPYISGSLSETLLTVADHPYNFMVAASYSDQARVILKYIKDNAQEEQPKVALIYNDTGFGKSPIADAEAFAKEIGVEIVDKEVVDLKALDATSQLLNMDKAGANYAIIQETSNATATILKDAKKLGLDTKFFGLNWTADEISLKLMGDAAEGYIGVIPFAFPYEDVAGMKDVEEGFALTGKSLDELNQKHIQGWFSAMVMMEGMKRAGDDVTGENIKKGLESMNEFSSGDLAAPVSFSADSHRGSSKVKLYQVTDGQWTPITDWIGYK, from the coding sequence ATGTCCATAAGATTGCGGTTTGCTGCTGTTATTCTATCTCTGCTGCTGGTGATTGGTTTGGTGGCCGGATGCGGTGGCGGAAGTACCACTGAATCCGCCGATAAAGGTGACCAGGAAAAGTCAACTCCTAAACAAGAGGAACCTGCAAAGGAAGAGAATACAGAACCGATTAAACTGGGCGGTATTTTCGATATTACAGGTGGAACCGGTGATGTGGGCGCACCCTATGCTGAGGGAGCCACAGCCTATGTGAAATGGTTAAATGAAAATGGCGGCGTTAACGGTCGACAGATAGATTTAGAAGGTATTGACTATGCGTATAAGATTCCTCAGGCAGTTGAGGCTTATAAAAAGCTGGTCTACCAACAGAAAGCTCCTGCCATCCTGGGTTGGGGAACCGGTGATACCGAAGCAATGGTACCCTTTATCAGCAAGGATAAAATCCCCTATATTTCCGGATCTTTGTCCGAAACTCTACTGACGGTGGCTGATCACCCTTATAACTTCATGGTTGCTGCTTCTTATTCAGATCAGGCCAGAGTTATTCTTAAATACATCAAGGACAATGCCCAAGAGGAACAACCAAAGGTAGCTTTAATATATAACGATACCGGATTTGGTAAATCCCCCATCGCTGATGCTGAGGCATTTGCCAAGGAAATTGGCGTAGAGATTGTGGATAAGGAGGTAGTTGATTTAAAGGCACTGGATGCCACATCCCAGCTTTTGAACATGGATAAGGCCGGCGCCAACTATGCTATCATCCAGGAAACGTCAAACGCTACCGCTACCATCTTAAAGGATGCAAAGAAACTTGGTCTTGATACCAAATTCTTCGGTCTGAATTGGACGGCGGATGAAATTTCTCTCAAGCTGATGGGTGATGCTGCTGAAGGTTATATTGGGGTAATTCCCTTCGCCTTCCCATATGAAGATGTTGCAGGAATGAAAGATGTTGAAGAAGGATTTGCTTTAACGGGTAAGAGCCTGGATGAGTTGAACCAAAAGCATATTCAGGGTTGGTTTTCTGCTATGGTAATGATGGAAGGTATGAAGCGAGCCGGTGATGACGTTACCGGTGAAAATATTAAAAAGGGATTGGAAAGTATGAATGAATTTAGCTCCGGCGACCTAGCCGCACCGGTAAGTTTTTCTGCTGACAGTCATCGCGGCAGCAGTAAGGTTAAACTTTATCAAGTGACGGATGGACAATGGACACCTATTACAGATTGGATTGGTTACAAATAA
- a CDS encoding branched-chain amino acid ABC transporter permease has protein sequence MRLRNPFVMESGVFTTNYRDDMAFHYPMLAKLRVAAIMLLLFLLPVYAGTYLVSIANLVGIAIIGSLGLNILTGFTGQISIGHGAFLGVGAYAAGFITAKMGLPFWIALPAAGVITAAVGAIFGIPSLRLKGLYLAIATLAAQVIIEFVIAHWDGVTNGVHGMFLPAPQLFGFTLDNDVSYYYLVLVVCIIAAMFAFNLFRSRVGRAFVAVRDRDLAAEVMGINLFKYKIMAFALSSFYVGVAGALWGHYLRIISPEHFTIAVSIQYLAMVIIGGLGSVMGSIYGAVFITLLPIVLREIAGLFSTYFPNIETIILGLKEAVFGTTIVVFLIYEPEGLARIWQNIKDYFKLWPFSY, from the coding sequence ATGCGGTTACGAAATCCATTCGTTATGGAAAGCGGAGTTTTCACTACCAACTACCGCGATGACATGGCTTTTCATTATCCCATGTTGGCGAAACTGCGGGTAGCGGCAATCATGCTGTTATTGTTTCTTCTTCCCGTGTATGCCGGCACATATCTAGTCAGCATCGCTAATCTGGTAGGTATAGCAATTATCGGGTCTCTTGGGCTAAACATTCTTACCGGCTTTACCGGACAAATATCCATTGGTCATGGAGCATTTTTAGGGGTGGGTGCTTATGCCGCCGGCTTTATTACCGCCAAAATGGGACTGCCATTTTGGATTGCATTGCCTGCTGCCGGGGTGATTACTGCAGCGGTAGGAGCAATATTTGGCATTCCATCTCTTCGATTAAAAGGGCTTTACTTGGCTATTGCCACTTTAGCGGCCCAGGTAATTATTGAATTTGTCATTGCTCATTGGGATGGAGTAACCAACGGTGTTCATGGGATGTTTTTGCCTGCACCTCAGTTATTCGGTTTCACCTTGGATAATGACGTGAGTTACTATTACTTGGTGCTGGTGGTGTGTATCATTGCTGCCATGTTTGCCTTCAATCTGTTTCGAAGCCGGGTAGGCCGGGCCTTTGTGGCCGTTCGGGACCGGGACTTGGCAGCGGAAGTGATGGGGATAAACTTATTTAAGTATAAAATTATGGCTTTTGCTCTCAGTTCGTTTTATGTAGGTGTGGCCGGAGCCCTCTGGGGACATTATTTGCGTATTATCAGTCCTGAGCATTTTACCATTGCAGTTTCCATTCAATATCTGGCCATGGTGATTATCGGCGGTTTGGGAAGTGTGATGGGATCCATTTATGGTGCGGTGTTTATCACCCTGCTGCCTATCGTGCTGCGGGAAATTGCCGGATTGTTTTCCACTTACTTTCCCAATATTGAAACCATTATTCTTGGGCTGAAGGAGGCGGTTTTTGGCACCACCATTGTAGTCTTTCTGATATACGAGCCCGAGGGGCTGGCCAGAATATGGCAGAATATTAAAGATTACTTTAAGTTGTGGCCATTTTCTTATTGA
- a CDS encoding branched-chain amino acid ABC transporter permease, with amino-acid sequence MVFLMQLVVTGLVVGAVYAMVALGFVLIYKSSDVINFAQGELLLVGAYICLTLVNVYHMPFLVALLISIAVSFLLGIIIERTILRSFINEPVISVIMVTLGLSSAMRGLIQVIWSTDTRTFPEIFPTAPVNIGPVVVSQVYLWSLFVSLVMLVAFSLFFKYSHMGIAMRATADDQQAALSMGISVKLIFAATWAIAAVVAGIGGILLGNINGVNSSLSHIGLTVLPVAILGGLDSIPGAIVGGLIIGVLESLSGGYLDPLLGGGVKEVAPFVVLVLILMIKPYGLFGKEIIERV; translated from the coding sequence ATGGTGTTTTTAATGCAACTGGTTGTCACCGGTTTGGTGGTAGGCGCGGTTTATGCCATGGTGGCTTTGGGTTTCGTCCTAATTTATAAGTCTAGTGACGTGATTAACTTTGCCCAAGGAGAGCTGCTGTTGGTTGGTGCGTATATTTGTTTGACCTTGGTAAATGTGTACCATATGCCCTTCTTAGTGGCATTATTGATCTCTATTGCCGTCAGCTTCCTATTGGGCATTATTATTGAAAGAACAATACTACGTTCCTTTATTAATGAGCCGGTAATTTCGGTAATTATGGTCACTCTTGGTCTATCCAGTGCCATGAGAGGATTAATCCAGGTTATCTGGAGTACTGATACTAGGACATTTCCGGAGATTTTTCCCACAGCACCGGTAAATATCGGTCCGGTTGTGGTTTCCCAGGTTTATTTATGGTCCTTGTTTGTCAGTCTGGTCATGCTGGTGGCCTTTTCGTTATTTTTTAAATATTCCCATATGGGTATAGCCATGCGGGCTACCGCTGATGACCAACAGGCAGCATTATCCATGGGAATCAGCGTAAAATTAATTTTTGCCGCTACGTGGGCCATTGCTGCAGTAGTTGCCGGCATTGGCGGCATCCTTCTGGGTAACATCAATGGTGTAAATTCGTCTCTTAGCCATATCGGCCTGACGGTCTTGCCTGTAGCCATTTTGGGAGGCCTGGATAGTATTCCCGGGGCAATCGTAGGCGGCTTGATTATCGGCGTTCTCGAAAGCCTTTCCGGTGGTTACCTGGACCCGCTGTTGGGCGGCGGTGTCAAAGAAGTGGCACCCTTTGTAGTTTTGGTGCTGATTTTGATGATTAAACCCTACGGGCTGTTTGGCAAAGAGATCATAGAAAGGGTGTAA